One window of the Spirochaetota bacterium genome contains the following:
- a CDS encoding ATP-binding protein, which yields MTHDQEHTALYRRFYYNILHCLWIAAALSSLALPICGCSQRAPHQPVAVKGIMDLSAWDLSSRGTIDLDGEWEFHWNRLFTPDDFRLQPRPGPVEYMSMPRYWNGQTIAGQKLPGHGFATLKLTVRLGGRKNIVALYVPQLFTAYRLWCNGRLLTSNGKTGTDRAHSVPQFLPRMIIFVADSDTLELVLQISNFHHPNGGMWTSIRLGNDTRLVSERRHVAGFNSFLLGGLLLMALYHIGIFLFRRQDRASLFFGILCLVMAVRVPFEGDRLIITNLSWLSWEISQKITYLTFLSSAFITNLYLYYLFPDIYSRKLVRISTVIGVVFCLSVLVLTTQYYYYTRYPNYANMLFWMLYDMYVIVRAVMMKKEGAVYLVGGLLILLPLVWIDILYYDRVIDFGNVSIFGVFVFTMSQALLLSERSSKAYSRIEMLSSEKAHLFASSIDIISSILLASSTRLYEFTQNVTRIAVMVARAAGISADGVEEIRIASLLHDIGMVGDPEEIAGKPYRISDTERLVVENHPRKSIEIIAHLKELSGVRMIIAQHHERYDGSGYPSRLRGTQITAGARIIGLVDDFVSMLGRREFQTEDKKERITAELARQKGALYDPELVDVLIRLIERENLVYIINENDIRYTRNGDVAEWIFPSNVNFEISVVEKIMAVMKQSADVDDETSYLIEFGLGEVIRNAVIHGNKYDESKQVTVRFSVRERDGGRALEFRVADQGGGMDYTRYHHFKISRVKLYEIVREMKQRISSLESAPCRDAFNDTHKKLQDFLLDYYINYNQYRHIDSPEKTGGIGLIHVMQTFDNVDFRQIVENNTLRGMEVVLEKFID from the coding sequence GTGACACATGATCAAGAACACACAGCGTTATACCGCCGTTTCTACTATAATATACTCCATTGCCTGTGGATCGCTGCCGCCCTGTCGTCTCTGGCCCTGCCTATCTGCGGATGCTCACAGAGGGCTCCCCATCAGCCTGTTGCCGTCAAAGGCATTATGGACCTTTCCGCGTGGGATTTATCCTCCCGGGGCACTATCGATCTTGACGGGGAGTGGGAATTCCACTGGAACCGCCTTTTCACGCCTGATGATTTCAGGCTGCAGCCGCGGCCGGGTCCCGTTGAATATATGTCCATGCCGCGGTATTGGAACGGTCAGACCATTGCGGGGCAAAAGCTTCCCGGCCATGGCTTCGCCACCCTGAAGCTCACGGTGAGGCTGGGAGGCCGCAAAAACATAGTGGCTCTCTATGTGCCGCAATTATTTACGGCTTATCGTCTCTGGTGCAACGGCAGGCTCCTCACGTCCAATGGAAAAACCGGGACCGACAGGGCCCATTCGGTGCCGCAGTTCCTTCCCCGCATGATCATTTTTGTCGCTGACAGTGACACCCTTGAGCTGGTGCTCCAGATCTCGAATTTCCATCATCCCAATGGCGGCATGTGGACGTCGATCCGGCTGGGTAACGATACGCGGCTCGTCAGCGAGCGGCGTCATGTCGCCGGGTTCAATTCTTTCCTCCTCGGCGGCCTCCTGCTGATGGCGCTCTATCATATCGGCATTTTCCTGTTCAGGAGACAGGACCGCGCTTCGCTCTTTTTCGGGATCCTCTGCCTGGTCATGGCGGTGCGCGTTCCCTTCGAGGGTGATCGCTTGATAATAACCAATCTTTCCTGGCTGAGCTGGGAAATAAGCCAGAAGATTACGTATCTCACGTTTTTAAGCTCCGCATTCATCACCAACCTGTATCTATACTATCTCTTCCCTGATATTTATTCCCGCAAACTGGTGCGGATCTCCACCGTTATAGGCGTGGTATTCTGCCTTTCAGTCCTGGTGCTGACGACGCAGTACTATTATTATACGCGGTACCCCAATTACGCGAACATGCTCTTCTGGATGCTCTACGATATGTATGTGATCGTTCGGGCCGTCATGATGAAGAAGGAAGGAGCGGTGTACCTGGTCGGCGGTCTGCTGATACTGCTGCCCCTGGTCTGGATCGATATACTCTATTACGACAGGGTGATCGATTTCGGCAATGTCAGCATCTTCGGCGTTTTCGTTTTTACCATGTCCCAGGCGCTGCTTCTCTCCGAGAGGTCTTCAAAGGCCTATTCGAGGATCGAGATGCTTTCTTCGGAAAAAGCGCATCTCTTCGCGAGCTCCATCGATATCATTTCGTCGATCCTGCTGGCAAGCTCCACCAGGCTCTATGAATTCACCCAGAACGTCACGCGGATCGCCGTCATGGTGGCGCGCGCCGCCGGGATTTCCGCCGACGGCGTGGAGGAGATACGGATCGCTTCCCTGCTCCACGATATCGGGATGGTGGGTGACCCGGAGGAAATCGCCGGCAAGCCGTACCGGATTTCGGACACGGAGAGGCTCGTCGTGGAGAATCATCCGCGGAAGAGCATCGAGATCATCGCGCACCTGAAGGAGCTGTCCGGGGTCAGGATGATAATCGCCCAGCACCATGAGCGGTATGACGGGAGCGGGTACCCGTCCCGGCTCCGGGGAACCCAGATAACCGCCGGGGCCAGGATCATCGGCCTTGTGGACGATTTTGTTTCCATGCTCGGCAGGCGCGAGTTCCAGACCGAGGATAAGAAGGAAAGGATTACAGCAGAGCTTGCCCGGCAGAAGGGGGCGCTCTATGACCCCGAACTCGTCGACGTGTTGATCCGGCTCATCGAGAGGGAGAACCTCGTATACATCATTAACGAAAATGATATCCGCTACACCAGGAATGGTGATGTCGCCGAGTGGATTTTCCCCAGCAATGTCAACTTCGAGATCTCCGTCGTCGAGAAGATCATGGCGGTGATGAAGCAGAGTGCCGATGTTGACGACGAGACATCGTATCTCATTGAATTCGGACTGGGGGAAGTCATCAGGAACGCCGTCATCCACGGCAACAAGTACGACGAGTCGAAACAGGTCACCGTGAGGTTTTCGGTCAGGGAGCGCGACGGCGGGAGGGCGCTCGAATTCAGGGTCGCCGACCAGGGGGGCGGCATGGATTACACGCGCTACCATCATTTCAAGATCAGCAGGGTCAAGCTGTACGAGATCGTGCGGGAGATGAAGCAGCGCATTTCATCCCTGGAGAGCGCCCCGTGCAGGGATGCCTTCAATGATACGCACAAAAAACTGCAGGATTTTCTGCTGGACTATTACATCAACTACAACCAGTACCGCCACATCGATTCCCCGGAGAAGACGGGCGGCATAGGGCTCATCCACGTGATGCAGACTTTCGACAATGTTGATTTCCGCCAGATCGTGGAGAATAACACCCTCCGCGGCATGGAGGTTGTCCTGGAAAAATTCATCGATTGA
- a CDS encoding STAS domain-containing protein, whose amino-acid sequence MSDKLKLSKRSIKGFDIIDVSGDISPEASKDIVKFVKKAVSGKDRDLYFNLDGVKHMNSSALSVIVQMVRDLASKKVTCYFMNVNEKIMTLVKVAGLHNFFKFLIDEAALLDKIEKMDKEANA is encoded by the coding sequence ATGAGTGATAAGCTAAAACTTTCCAAGCGCTCGATCAAAGGGTTTGATATTATCGATGTCAGCGGCGATATCTCCCCAGAGGCGTCGAAGGATATCGTAAAATTCGTAAAAAAGGCCGTGTCCGGCAAGGACAGGGATTTGTATTTTAACCTCGATGGCGTCAAGCACATGAACAGCTCGGCGCTGTCCGTCATCGTTCAGATGGTGCGGGACCTGGCGTCGAAAAAGGTTACCTGCTATTTCATGAACGTGAACGAGAAGATCATGACCCTCGTGAAGGTTGCGGGTCTCCATAACTTCTTCAAGTTCCTGATTGACGAGGCGGCCCTCCTCGACAAGATCGAGAAAATGGACAAGGAAGCGAACGCGTAG
- a CDS encoding CapA family protein: MNRFPVIVMAIFMVLPGSGCSDAREVSISFTGDIIMHIPVKSSAQARNKTDGAGKKSINNNGYDFLYERIRPVLKQSDIVVGNMEFPVSPPFQSKPRYFNCPPEGIAAMQWAGFNLVTIGNNHLLDQGNDGVVNTMRYLDRYRMDYIGVGENEARARAGVVKTVHGMRVGFLGYAGYLNFPRPRNAKGFYLNWLYDDDKVKKDIEEMRRKCDYLVMVAHTGIEYNTVPRSSDVELFKKYIDAGVDLVVAHHPHLLQPLEKVMASDGRDCYVFYSLGNFVSNQSTKAEAFFEGAPITTRDSVIVRCVLKSGGKRPAARFELVPVYTINIIEAGTGLRAIQTVSIDREIGELKKRRATADAKEKVDIERQLQNLYQKFKAIRIALFRGKNIKEATISTTSGGYE; encoded by the coding sequence GTGAACCGTTTCCCGGTCATTGTCATGGCGATTTTTATGGTGCTTCCCGGCTCCGGTTGTTCCGACGCCCGGGAGGTCAGCATCTCCTTCACCGGCGATATCATCATGCATATCCCGGTCAAATCGTCGGCCCAGGCGCGCAACAAAACCGATGGCGCCGGGAAGAAGTCGATCAACAACAACGGCTATGATTTTCTCTACGAAAGGATACGGCCGGTCCTGAAACAGTCGGATATCGTGGTGGGCAACATGGAATTTCCCGTGTCGCCGCCGTTCCAGAGCAAGCCGCGCTATTTCAACTGCCCCCCGGAAGGAATAGCCGCGATGCAGTGGGCCGGTTTCAACCTGGTGACCATCGGCAACAATCATCTCCTGGACCAGGGCAATGACGGCGTGGTGAATACGATGCGCTACCTGGACCGGTACAGGATGGATTATATCGGCGTCGGCGAAAACGAGGCAAGGGCCCGCGCCGGCGTCGTGAAGACCGTCCATGGGATGCGGGTCGGGTTCCTGGGATACGCCGGGTACCTGAATTTCCCCAGGCCGCGGAACGCGAAGGGCTTTTACCTGAACTGGCTCTATGACGATGACAAGGTCAAGAAGGACATCGAAGAGATGCGGAGGAAATGCGACTACCTGGTCATGGTGGCCCATACCGGCATCGAGTATAATACGGTGCCGCGATCGAGCGACGTCGAGCTGTTCAAAAAATATATCGACGCCGGGGTGGACCTTGTGGTGGCCCATCATCCCCATCTCCTGCAGCCGTTGGAAAAGGTCATGGCCTCCGACGGAAGGGACTGCTACGTGTTCTACAGCCTGGGGAATTTCGTCTCGAACCAGAGCACCAAGGCCGAGGCCTTTTTCGAGGGCGCGCCGATCACCACGCGCGATTCCGTGATCGTGCGCTGCGTCCTGAAAAGCGGCGGTAAGCGGCCCGCGGCAAGGTTTGAGCTTGTGCCGGTGTACACGATCAATATTATCGAGGCCGGCACCGGGCTTCGGGCCATACAAACCGTCTCGATAGACCGGGAAATCGGCGAGCTAAAAAAGCGCCGCGCAACCGCCGACGCGAAAGAAAAGGTTGACATAGAGAGGCAATTACAGAATCTGTACCAGAAATTCAAGGCAATCAGGATTGCCCTTTTCCGGGGCAAGAACATCAAAGAAGCGACAATTTCTACTACCAGTGGTGGCTATGAGTGA
- the murI gene encoding glutamate racemase produces the protein MKKEADHPIGVFDSGYGGLTILKEFVRKLPEHDFVYLGDNARNPYGSRSYETVYTYTLEAVKKLFRMGCPLVIIACNTASARALRTIQQKDLPVIDRDRRVLGVIRPTAEIVGSMTRTRHVGILGTMGTVSSGSYLLEIAKFFPDVTVTQEACPLWVPLVENNELSGPGAEYFVRKNMDRLLEADPAIDTIILGCTHYPLLSDVIGKFTPPGVTVIAQDQIVADSLIDYLKRHPDMDSRCSRGGSVRFYTTDPAELFDGLGTIFFKVPVRSERIVL, from the coding sequence ATGAAGAAAGAAGCGGACCATCCCATCGGCGTGTTCGACTCGGGATACGGCGGCCTGACGATCCTGAAGGAGTTCGTCCGGAAGCTCCCGGAGCACGACTTCGTGTACCTGGGGGACAACGCCCGCAATCCCTACGGCTCGCGCTCCTACGAGACCGTGTACACCTACACCCTTGAGGCGGTGAAGAAGCTCTTCCGGATGGGGTGCCCCCTGGTCATTATCGCGTGCAATACCGCATCGGCCCGGGCCCTCCGCACGATCCAGCAGAAGGACCTCCCGGTCATCGACCGGGACCGCCGCGTCCTGGGCGTCATCCGTCCCACGGCGGAAATAGTCGGGTCCATGACAAGAACAAGGCATGTGGGCATCCTCGGCACCATGGGCACAGTCAGCTCAGGGTCGTACCTGCTGGAGATCGCGAAATTCTTCCCCGATGTCACCGTGACCCAGGAGGCGTGCCCCCTCTGGGTCCCGCTGGTGGAAAACAACGAGCTTTCAGGGCCGGGCGCCGAATACTTCGTGCGGAAAAACATGGACCGCCTCCTGGAGGCGGATCCCGCCATCGACACCATCATCCTGGGGTGCACCCACTACCCGCTCCTCTCGGATGTCATCGGAAAATTCACGCCGCCCGGCGTTACGGTCATTGCCCAGGACCAGATCGTGGCCGACAGCCTCATCGACTACCTGAAGCGCCACCCGGACATGGACAGCCGCTGCTCCCGCGGCGGATCGGTGCGGTTCTACACCACGGACCCCGCGGAGCTCTTCGACGGGCTGGGTACGATTTTTTTCAAGGTTCCGGTGCGGTCGGAGCGGATCGTCCTCTGA
- a CDS encoding class I SAM-dependent rRNA methyltransferase gives MKTIRLKEHKEKALLRRHPWVFSGAIGKKDPAIEDGEIVSVRKADGTRLGCGYYNGRTQIAVRMLSFGEEEFTDNYLFELVRAAVARRAGNPLLHDTDSCRLIFSEGDFLPGLIVDSYGGHLVLQCLTLGMDRLKDTIAKIILEEIKPASIYERSDHEGRGLEGLGPSSGQLYGETPEELLIKENNMSLLVDVRAGQKTGFFLDQRDNRSLARTLARGRKVLNLFSYTGGFSVAAALGGAASVTSVDSSAEALDLARKNMEQNRAGVPAEFIKADIFQYLRDVRPDADLIILDPPALAKNRGSVDRACRGYKDLHLQLALRCPPGATILTCSCSRFIDMNLFQMVVFEAFADAGRKASIIGKHGHPCDHPVSLFCPETEYLKSMLLRLD, from the coding sequence ATGAAAACGATACGGCTCAAGGAGCACAAGGAAAAGGCCCTTCTCAGAAGGCATCCCTGGGTTTTTTCCGGCGCCATCGGGAAAAAGGATCCCGCTATCGAAGACGGCGAGATCGTATCGGTGCGCAAAGCCGACGGAACTCGCCTCGGGTGCGGCTACTATAACGGCAGGACCCAGATAGCGGTGAGGATGCTCTCCTTCGGGGAGGAGGAATTCACCGATAACTATCTGTTTGAGCTGGTGCGGGCAGCCGTGGCAAGGCGCGCCGGCAACCCCCTCCTCCATGACACCGACTCGTGCCGCCTCATCTTCTCCGAGGGTGACTTCCTTCCGGGCCTGATCGTCGATTCCTACGGCGGCCACCTGGTGCTCCAGTGCCTCACCCTGGGCATGGACAGGCTGAAGGACACAATCGCAAAAATCATCCTGGAAGAGATTAAGCCCGCGAGCATCTACGAGAGGAGCGACCACGAGGGACGCGGCCTCGAAGGCCTCGGGCCGTCGTCGGGGCAGCTTTACGGCGAAACCCCGGAAGAACTTTTAATCAAGGAAAACAACATGTCCCTCCTGGTCGACGTGAGGGCCGGGCAGAAGACCGGGTTCTTCCTGGACCAGCGGGACAACCGCTCCCTGGCGCGGACCCTGGCCCGGGGCAGGAAGGTCCTGAACCTCTTCAGCTACACCGGCGGCTTCAGCGTGGCCGCGGCCCTGGGGGGCGCGGCATCGGTCACTTCCGTGGACTCCTCGGCGGAGGCGCTGGACCTGGCACGGAAGAACATGGAGCAGAACCGCGCCGGGGTCCCGGCCGAATTCATCAAAGCCGATATTTTCCAGTACCTCCGGGACGTACGGCCCGACGCGGACCTCATCATCCTTGATCCGCCGGCCCTTGCGAAGAACCGGGGTTCGGTGGACAGGGCCTGCCGCGGGTACAAGGACCTTCACCTGCAGCTGGCCCTGCGGTGCCCGCCGGGCGCGACGATCCTCACCTGCTCCTGCTCGCGCTTTATCGATATGAACCTCTTCCAGATGGTGGTCTTCGAGGCCTTCGCGGACGCCGGCCGGAAGGCGTCGATCATCGGGAAGCACGGCCATCCCTGCGACCACCCCGTGAGCCTCTTCTGCCCCGAGACGGAATATCTCAAATCTATGCTGCTCCGGTTGGATTGA
- a CDS encoding fibronectin type III domain-containing protein — translation MMIEPAPAATKGLYIKIISVFVSCLVLLTGTISCVDKKAHEKRSNIMISLILDTAVTGEPSKPPALPPPATSLKGWQLNGTNTGLAGAGIADRNSLDLYNPPADQVQYGTWYVPAGTIMTGQRIEMGGIDISAGGITFERCYFHPLSIGRGMPLLRGAGAAQNIIRNCDIDGSAIPLNGDGTNPACGSIAVSCANVQVLLCNITGLASGVAFYGKEPVTMEGTFIHDLVQGEWFLGSGQSHQDGFTIRDYTGSLALIRNNYILTNPVSLMATGPVFLQATWSNCFIDNIYIEGNLLAGYGYNLAVERDNGAYGKHLWAVNNRFDPYSGWLAYVEHGPGWALWQDNNLNDTGQTDNRGAAVAEPMTQANGNLSAPGNLRAAAQSTTAIGLTWMDLTRQEIGYRIMRSPDGSTFTTITITGANAVSYSDTGLSPGTTYYYRVAAVNNDGMSDFSTTVSATTAAP, via the coding sequence ATGATGATCGAACCGGCACCGGCGGCGACAAAAGGCCTTTATATAAAAATAATATCAGTCTTCGTTTCATGCTTGGTATTGCTGACCGGGACGATTTCCTGCGTCGACAAGAAGGCCCATGAAAAGCGCTCCAACATAATGATATCATTGATACTCGATACAGCGGTTACAGGAGAGCCGTCAAAGCCGCCGGCGCTGCCTCCACCGGCGACCTCCCTGAAAGGATGGCAGCTCAACGGGACCAACACCGGTCTTGCTGGCGCGGGAATTGCCGACAGAAATTCCCTGGATCTCTACAATCCACCGGCTGACCAGGTCCAATACGGCACGTGGTACGTTCCGGCCGGCACGATCATGACCGGACAGCGCATTGAAATGGGCGGTATCGACATTTCCGCCGGCGGTATCACCTTTGAGCGCTGTTACTTCCACCCCCTGTCGATCGGCAGGGGCATGCCCCTCCTCCGCGGCGCAGGCGCGGCGCAGAACATCATACGGAACTGTGATATCGATGGCAGCGCCATTCCCCTTAACGGGGACGGCACCAATCCGGCCTGCGGCAGCATCGCCGTCAGCTGCGCCAACGTCCAGGTTCTTCTGTGCAACATCACCGGCCTGGCCAGCGGCGTAGCCTTCTACGGGAAGGAGCCGGTCACGATGGAAGGCACTTTTATCCATGACCTGGTGCAGGGGGAATGGTTCCTGGGGAGCGGCCAGTCCCATCAGGACGGCTTCACCATAAGGGACTATACCGGGTCACTGGCCCTTATCAGGAACAACTATATCCTTACCAATCCCGTTTCACTCATGGCCACGGGTCCGGTCTTTCTGCAGGCCACATGGAGCAACTGTTTCATAGACAATATTTACATAGAGGGAAACCTCCTGGCCGGTTACGGATATAACCTGGCCGTGGAGAGGGACAACGGCGCTTACGGGAAGCACCTCTGGGCGGTTAACAATCGCTTCGACCCCTATTCAGGATGGCTGGCCTATGTCGAGCACGGCCCCGGCTGGGCCCTGTGGCAGGATAACAATCTGAATGACACCGGCCAGACCGACAACAGGGGAGCGGCCGTGGCCGAGCCGATGACGCAGGCCAACGGTAACCTGAGCGCGCCGGGAAACCTGCGGGCCGCGGCGCAGTCAACGACGGCCATAGGCCTCACCTGGATGGACCTCACCCGACAGGAGATCGGTTACAGGATCATGCGCTCCCCGGACGGCTCGACCTTCACAACCATAACCATCACCGGCGCTAACGCCGTTTCTTACTCTGACACCGGATTGTCCCCGGGCACAACCTACTACTACCGCGTTGCGGCCGTCAATAACGACGGGATGTCGGATTTTTCGACCACGGTCAGCGCCACGACAGCTGCGCCGTGA
- a CDS encoding right-handed parallel beta-helix repeat-containing protein, translating into MGRLFTILVAAAVMTCCGCSGCHWPKGNRGNRNLLFSALLRNAPLANSCRANFPGAITACGAATYYVDFDGGNDANDGRTATTPWKHCPGDDNATGIPATTTLQPGNMVVFRGGVRYRGSITLQSGGAADNPIVFKGDCAGFGSGQAVLDGSEQLTGWTACSNASDCGGNPNWGAIYHTTIPAQYGVTPFTANLHENGDFLWVAQEPDQPDPYFWDEVDNFYVLPVGAMATTSLVDTANLNQADSSYWNNSSVALWINPNIVVVRDILTYDPAAHRITFASVGGGGVYTDRETGYAIFNSIHALDEAGEYYIHPVANGDGSHTVYLWPNNAANLGTGISVSARSFGIDLAGVSNVVIEGFTVQKFSGNGLTDGVGIGTVSLAYRDRSNITIRNNTIRHNRKGTDSGYGGIYLGNCTECLVENNTVVENVRHSGIFLGGGSCSVVRGNTVTRAGSTSIRFYGVTCSQIVGNTVNESNGSHANGITLYLSCNTILVARNRVLDSNSPITFQDSGNLFFVRNLIDAADRGSNVNEWPPAHTDGSFGTISFLNNTLVRNNRNASLNIGTYGASPYVSVNNIIDGGGSAGEVRRDYNIYTGLSWSQAPSYGWSLGAHESVVTDMGSLFIDPGNGDFHLAAGSPAVNAGTDITGLLPMISFPFFNFWIDIEGNPVAPGSADIGACERQ; encoded by the coding sequence ATGGGCAGGCTATTCACTATACTTGTTGCGGCCGCCGTCATGACGTGCTGCGGCTGCTCGGGCTGTCACTGGCCGAAAGGCAACAGGGGGAACAGGAACCTGCTGTTTTCAGCGTTATTGCGCAATGCCCCGCTGGCCAATTCCTGCAGGGCTAATTTTCCCGGGGCCATCACCGCCTGCGGCGCCGCGACTTATTACGTGGATTTCGACGGCGGCAATGACGCCAATGACGGCAGGACCGCGACAACGCCGTGGAAGCATTGCCCCGGAGACGATAACGCTACCGGGATCCCGGCGACAACCACCCTCCAGCCGGGGAACATGGTCGTCTTCAGGGGCGGGGTCCGGTACCGGGGAAGCATCACCCTCCAGAGCGGCGGCGCCGCCGATAATCCCATCGTGTTCAAGGGCGACTGCGCCGGGTTCGGCAGCGGCCAGGCGGTCCTTGACGGATCGGAGCAGCTCACGGGATGGACCGCGTGCAGTAACGCCTCCGACTGCGGCGGCAATCCGAACTGGGGCGCAATCTATCACACGACGATTCCTGCCCAATACGGCGTAACCCCCTTTACCGCAAACCTCCATGAGAACGGCGATTTCCTCTGGGTGGCCCAGGAGCCGGACCAGCCCGATCCCTATTTCTGGGACGAGGTTGATAACTTTTACGTATTGCCGGTCGGTGCCATGGCCACGACGTCCCTGGTTGATACGGCCAACTTGAACCAGGCCGACTCGAGCTACTGGAACAACTCCTCCGTGGCCCTCTGGATCAATCCGAACATCGTGGTGGTGAGGGATATCCTGACCTATGATCCGGCGGCGCACCGGATCACCTTCGCAAGCGTGGGCGGGGGAGGCGTATACACGGACCGGGAGACCGGCTACGCCATATTCAATTCGATCCACGCCCTGGACGAGGCCGGGGAATATTACATTCATCCCGTCGCCAACGGGGACGGCAGCCATACGGTATACCTATGGCCGAATAACGCGGCAAATCTAGGCACGGGCATATCCGTTTCGGCGCGCTCCTTCGGCATCGACCTGGCCGGCGTGAGCAACGTCGTCATTGAAGGATTCACCGTGCAGAAATTCAGCGGCAACGGCCTCACAGACGGGGTCGGCATCGGCACCGTAAGCCTGGCCTACAGGGACCGGAGCAACATCACCATCCGCAACAACACCATACGGCACAATCGCAAGGGAACCGATTCGGGGTACGGCGGGATCTACCTGGGCAACTGCACTGAGTGCCTGGTTGAGAACAATACGGTCGTGGAAAACGTGAGGCACTCCGGGATATTCCTGGGCGGCGGGAGCTGCTCAGTCGTGCGCGGCAATACCGTAACGCGGGCGGGGTCCACCAGCATCAGGTTCTACGGCGTGACGTGTTCGCAGATCGTGGGCAACACGGTCAATGAAAGCAACGGGAGCCATGCCAACGGCATCACCCTGTACCTGTCCTGCAACACGATCCTGGTGGCGCGGAACCGGGTGCTGGACTCCAACAGCCCCATCACTTTCCAGGACAGCGGGAACCTTTTCTTCGTGCGCAATCTCATAGACGCGGCGGACCGCGGCAGCAACGTCAACGAATGGCCCCCCGCCCACACCGACGGGTCCTTCGGGACCATATCGTTCCTGAACAACACCCTGGTGCGCAACAACCGGAACGCCTCGCTTAACATAGGGACTTACGGAGCCAGTCCCTATGTATCGGTCAATAACATAATCGACGGCGGCGGAAGCGCCGGCGAGGTCCGTCGCGACTACAATATCTACACCGGGCTCTCCTGGAGCCAGGCCCCCTCCTACGGCTGGTCCCTGGGGGCCCATGAGTCGGTGGTCACCGATATGGGATCCCTCTTCATCGATCCCGGTAACGGCGATTTTCACCTGGCTGCGGGAAGCCCGGCGGTCAACGCCGGCACGGATATCACCGGGCTGCTTCCCATGATCAGCTTTCCATTCTTCAATTTCTGGATCGATATCGAAGGGAATCCCGTGGCGCCGGGGAGCGCAGATATCGGAGCCTGCGAGAGGCAGTGA
- a CDS encoding ATP-binding cassette domain-containing protein — translation MKIIELEHVSYSFYDVVPALCDVSLSIEEGAMVAVIGANGSGKSTLLQVMDGLIHPKEGVVRFRGEEVTEKRLRNREYQRFFRERVGMVFQNSDVQLFCPTVFDELVFGPQQLGLPKNEALRRASETMEMLNIEYLKDRPTHMLSGGEKKRVAIGSSLTMNPEVLLLDEPASGLDPKTESFLTDLIISLSESGKTIVIATHDLELVDHLQPKVAVISEEHRVERIGTVDQILKDQDLLVKVNLVHEHRHRHGAKVHSHLHSHYFFHDHKKTHTHDGHTHSHDGQDHGHKHEKPHRHDKGGKR, via the coding sequence ATGAAAATAATTGAACTCGAACACGTCTCCTACAGCTTCTACGACGTCGTGCCGGCCCTCTGCGACGTGAGCCTATCCATCGAGGAGGGCGCCATGGTCGCGGTCATTGGCGCCAACGGCAGCGGCAAGTCGACCCTGCTCCAGGTCATGGACGGCCTCATCCATCCGAAGGAGGGCGTTGTGCGTTTCCGCGGTGAGGAGGTCACGGAGAAGAGGCTCCGGAACCGGGAATACCAGCGTTTTTTCCGGGAGCGGGTGGGGATGGTGTTCCAGAATTCGGACGTGCAGCTCTTCTGCCCCACGGTCTTCGATGAGCTGGTGTTTGGGCCCCAGCAGCTGGGTCTCCCGAAAAACGAGGCCCTCCGGAGGGCCTCGGAAACGATGGAAATGCTCAATATCGAATACCTGAAGGACAGGCCCACCCACATGCTTTCCGGCGGCGAGAAGAAGCGGGTGGCCATAGGCTCGTCCCTGACCATGAACCCCGAGGTGCTTCTCCTGGATGAGCCGGCCAGCGGCCTGGATCCGAAGACGGAGTCATTTCTCACGGACCTGATCATATCCCTGTCGGAATCGGGGAAGACGATAGTTATCGCCACCCATGACCTCGAGCTGGTGGACCATCTCCAGCCGAAGGTTGCGGTCATCAGCGAGGAGCACCGCGTCGAGAGGATCGGCACCGTGGACCAGATCCTGAAAGACCAGGACCTTCTGGTAAAGGTCAACCTGGTCCACGAGCACCGGCACCGCCACGGCGCGAAGGTGCACTCGCACCTCCATTCCCATTATTTCTTCCATGACCATAAGAAAACCCACACCCATGACGGGCATACCCACAGCCATGATGGACAGGATCACGGTCATAAACATGAAAAGCCTCATCGCCATGATAAGGGAGGCAAGCGTTAG